A single Hyperolius riggenbachi isolate aHypRig1 chromosome 12, aHypRig1.pri, whole genome shotgun sequence DNA region contains:
- the COX4I2 gene encoding cytochrome c oxidase subunit 4 isoform 2, mitochondrial, protein MLSVLTQRAHLLPKLRVLGAASARAAHGHGDADVIPEYTKPKYFDLRHVPMADIPFQDDLSSAEQALKKKEEGPWKLLTHEEMIALYHLKFDKTFAEMNRPTKEWRTVFGAAFFAFGITGLLVLWQRLYVSPALPHTLEEDWKAMQLKRMLDMRVGPVQGLSSKWDYEKNEWKK, encoded by the exons ATGTTATCGGTTCTTACCCAGAGGGCCCACCTGCTGCCAAAGCTGAGGGTACTGGGGGCTGCCAGCGCCAGAGCCGCTCACGGCCATGGAGACGCAG ACGTCATACCAGAATACACCAAGCCAAAATATTTTGACCTCCGCCACGTACCCATGGCAGACATCCCATTCCAAGATGATCTGTCCTCCGCAGAGCAGGCCctcaagaagaaggaggagggacCCTGGAAACTGCTGACGCACGAGGAAATGATTGCAT TATATCATCTTAAATTCGACAAGACGTTCGCAGAGATGAACAGGCCAACCAAAGAGTGGAGGACGGTGTTTGGGGCCGCCTTCTTCGCCTTCGGAATCACGGGTCTCCTCGTCTTGTGGCAGAGGTTATACG TGTCCCCTGCCCTCCCTCACACCCTGGAGGAGGACTGGAAAGCCATGCAGCTGAAGAGGATGCTGGACATGCGTGTCGGCCCCGTACAAGGCCTTTCCTCCAAGTGGGACTATGAGAAGaacgaatggaagaagtga